Proteins found in one Apostichopus japonicus isolate 1M-3 chromosome 16, ASM3797524v1, whole genome shotgun sequence genomic segment:
- the LOC139982506 gene encoding uncharacterized protein: MENLHLIISLLRKGIWAATVDLKDAYLHIPMNREHRRFVAFQYADRDYLFRALPFGLSTAPRAFTRVAGATVSFLRRREVVLYVYLDDWLIVGNSRSETADVFKMERIDAVVCTTNYILSHHFSPYLAPSPRTYSKHGRHRQPLQVAHAPSAVTPSEVPRPQRSAHDHTDQQVGRSHPTPTVVGHTGALEPGSSLHLQPQPQPTPRSQDGAPTGATWSVRERSFHINILEMLAVKQALEAFNTRVTTTVVAYINRQVGTKSEKLCRLAWDNVMADALSRGQLDPNEWTLSQQTCDRIFHRFGKPLTDLFARWDNNRLPTFCSRGFHPQAFHIDAMSLSWDGLDAFLFLPLCMLNQVRRKSGPPGAGSS; this comes from the exons ATGGAAAACCTGCATCTTATCATATCCCTTCTCAGAAAGGGCATCtgggcggcgaccgtagacttaAAGGACGCCTACTTGCACATTCCGATGAACAGAGAACATCGGCGATTCGTAGCCTTCCAGTACGCCGACAGAGACTACCTCTTTAGGGCACTCCCGTTCGGGCTCTCCACCGCCCCGAGGGCATTCACCAGAGTGGCGGGGGCCACAGTCTCCTTTCTAAGAAGAAGGGAAGTTGTCCTCTACGTTTACCTCGACGACTGGCTGATAGTAGGCAACTCGAGGTCGGAAACAGCCGACGTCTTCAAGATG GAGAGGATCGACGCGGTCGTGTGTACCACGAACTACATCCTATCCCATCATTTCTCCCCGTACCTGGCTCCGAGCCCTAGGACTTATAGCAAACATGGTCGACATCGTCAGCCTCTGCAGGTTGCACATGCGCCCTCTGCAGTTACACCTTCAGAAGTTCCCAGGCCACAACGATCGGCTCATGATCACACCGATCAGCAAGTCGGAAGAAGCCACCCAACACCTACAGTGGTGGGACACACCGGGGCTTTGGAACCAGGGAGTTCCCTTCACCTTCAACCTCAACCACAACCGACACCTCGCTCTCAGGATGGGGCGCCCACTGGGGCAACGTGGTCAGTACGGGAGCGGTCCTTCCACATCAACATCCTGGAGATGCTGGCAGTGAAGCAGGCTCTGGAGGCCTTCAACACCCGGGTCACCACGACGGTGGTAGCCTACATCAACAGGCAGGTCGGCACCAAATCAGAGAAGTTGTGCCGTCTGGCATGGGACAACGTGATGGCCGATGCCCTGTCCAGGGGACAGCTCGACCCCAACGAGTGGACCCTCTCACAACAAACCTGCGACAGGATATTCCACAGATTCGGCAAACCCCTGACAGACCTGTTTGCGAGATGGGACAACAACAGGCTGCCCACCTTTTGCTCCAGGGGGTTTCACCCGCAGGCCTTCCACATAGACGCCATGTCCCTGTCATGGGACGGACTGGACGCCTTCCTGTTTCTGCCCCTCTGCATGCTCAACCAGGTACGGAG